A DNA window from Helianthus annuus cultivar XRQ/B chromosome 15, HanXRQr2.0-SUNRISE, whole genome shotgun sequence contains the following coding sequences:
- the LOC110908852 gene encoding protein NSP-INTERACTING KINASE 1 isoform X2, whose translation MRVQAKIYAFYFLFLWLCVCSNGFLSPKGVNFEVQALMGVKASLLDPHGVLENWDGDAVDPCSWTMVTCSAESSVIGLGTPSQNLSGTLSPSIGNLTNLQIILLQNNNITGSIPKEIGKLKMLQTLDLSDNKFINEIPSSLGHLTSLQYIRLNNNSLSGPIPESVASMTQLAFVIIGNPLICPTGPEQQCNGMTLMPISMPLNTTQSANTRSRKRTHKLALVIGSSLGCIVLIIFVLVLFWWRHRRNQEPFFDVKDKHHDQEVTLGNLRKFQFRELQVATHNFSHKNILGKGGYGHVYKGTLDDGTVVAVKRLKDGGAAGGERQFQTEVEMISLAVHRNLLKLYGFCMTPTEKLLVYPYMSNGSVASRLKAKPVLDWGIRKKIALGAARGLLYLHEQCDPKIIHRDVKAANILLDDCCEAVVGDFGLAKLLDHQDSHVTTAVRGTVGHIAPEYLFTGQSSDKTDVFGFGILLLELITGQRALEFGKAANQKGAMLDWVKKIHQEKKLDILVDKDLKNNYDMMELEELVKVALLCTQYLPGHRPKMSEVVRMLEGDGLAERWETSQGIESTGKFRTPELSSSERYSDLTDDSSLLGQAIELSGPR comes from the exons ATGAGAGTACAAGCAAAGATTTATGCATTCTATTTTCTGTTTTTGTGGTTATGTGTGTGCTCAAATGGCTTCCTTTCACCAAAAGGTGTTAACTTTGAAG TTCAAGCTTTAATGGGTGTCAAAGCTTCATTGTTGGACCCTCATGGTGTTCTTGAAAATTGGGATGGTGATGCTGTTGATCCTTGTAGCTGGACCATGGTCACTTGTTCTGCTGAGAGTTCAGTCATTGGGTT AGGGACACCTAGTCAAAATTTATCTGGTACACTTTCTCCTAGCATTGGCAACCTTACTAATCTTCAGATTAT ATTGTTGCAGAATAATAATATTACAGGGTCAATCCCAAAAGAAATTGGTAAACTGAAGATGCTTCAAACACTTGATCTTTCTGATAATAAATTCATCAATGAAATCCCATCTTCTTTGGGTCACTTGACATCCCTACAATACAT AAGGCTTAACAACAACAGTCTTTCTGGGCCAATCCCAGAATCAGTAGCTAGCATGACCCAACTTGCATTTGT CATTATTGGGAACCCTCTCATTTGCCCAACAGGACCTGAGCAACAATGCAATGGAATGACACTCATGCCCATCTCTATGCCATTAAACACCACACAAT CTGCTAACACCAGATCAAGAAAACGAACTCATAAACTGGCCCTTGTCATCGGTTCAAGCCTTGGATGCATCGTTTTGATCATTTTTGTACTTGTGTTATTTTGGTGGAGGCATAGGCGTAATCAAGAACCATTCTTTGATGTAAAAG ATAAGCATCATGATCAGGAAGTTACACTTGGAAATCTAAGGAAGTTTCAGTTCAGGGAACTTCAAGTTGCAACACACAACTTCAGCCACAAGAACATATTGGGAAAAGGAGGTTATGGGCATGTGTACAAAGGAACACTTGACGATGGGACAGTGGTGGCGGTCAAACGGCTGAAGGATGGTGGTGCTGCTGGTGGAGAACGACAATTCCAAACAGAAGTTGAAATGATCAGCCTAGCAGTGCACCGAAATCTCCTCAAGTTATATGGCTTTTGCATGACTCCAACTGAAAAACTCCTTGTCTACCCGTATATGTCCAACGGCAGCGTGGCTTCTCGTCTCAAGG CAAAACCGGTTTTGGATTGGGGCATAAGGAAGAAAATTGCCTTAGGGGCTGCAAGGGGATTGTTGTACCTTCATGAACAATGTGACCCTAAAATTATTCATAGGGATGTCAAGGCTGCAAATATATTACTTGATGATTGTTGTGAGGCAGTGGTTGGTGATTTTGGGCTGGCCAAGCTTTTAGACCACCAGGATTCTCATGTAACCACAGCGGTTCGAGGCACCGTGGGCCATATAGCACCGGAGTACCTCTTCACGGGCCAGTCATCCGATAAAACTGACGTGTTTGGCTTCGGGATTCTTCTACTCGAATTGATCACCGGACAACGCGCTCTAGAGTTCGGCAAGGCTGCAAACCAGAAAGGCGCTATGCTTGATTGG GTAAAGAAGATCCACCAGGAAAAGAAACTAGACATATTAGTAGACAAAGATTTGAAAAACAATTATGACATGATGGAGTTAGAGGAACTTGTAAAAGTGGCGTTGTTGTGCACACAATATCTTCCGGGCCACCGGCCGAAGATGTCGGAAGTTGTTCGGATGTTGGAAGGAGATGGGTTGGCTGAGAGATGGGAAACTTCACAAGGGATCGAGTCCACCGGAAAGTTCAGAACACCGGAACTGTCCTCATCGGAAAGATACTCCGATCTCACTGATGATTCTTCGTTACTTGGACAAGCCATAGAACTCTCCGGTCCAAGATGA
- the LOC110908852 gene encoding protein NSP-INTERACTING KINASE 1 isoform X1, which produces MRVQAKIYAFYFLFLWLCVCSNGFLSPKGVNFEVQALMGVKASLLDPHGVLENWDGDAVDPCSWTMVTCSAESSVIGLGTPSQNLSGTLSPSIGNLTNLQIILLQNNNITGSIPKEIGKLKMLQTLDLSDNKFINEIPSSLGHLTSLQYIRLNNNSLSGPIPESVASMTQLAFVDLSFNNLSGPVPIFPSKTFNIIGNPLICPTGPEQQCNGMTLMPISMPLNTTQSANTRSRKRTHKLALVIGSSLGCIVLIIFVLVLFWWRHRRNQEPFFDVKDKHHDQEVTLGNLRKFQFRELQVATHNFSHKNILGKGGYGHVYKGTLDDGTVVAVKRLKDGGAAGGERQFQTEVEMISLAVHRNLLKLYGFCMTPTEKLLVYPYMSNGSVASRLKAKPVLDWGIRKKIALGAARGLLYLHEQCDPKIIHRDVKAANILLDDCCEAVVGDFGLAKLLDHQDSHVTTAVRGTVGHIAPEYLFTGQSSDKTDVFGFGILLLELITGQRALEFGKAANQKGAMLDWVKKIHQEKKLDILVDKDLKNNYDMMELEELVKVALLCTQYLPGHRPKMSEVVRMLEGDGLAERWETSQGIESTGKFRTPELSSSERYSDLTDDSSLLGQAIELSGPR; this is translated from the exons ATGAGAGTACAAGCAAAGATTTATGCATTCTATTTTCTGTTTTTGTGGTTATGTGTGTGCTCAAATGGCTTCCTTTCACCAAAAGGTGTTAACTTTGAAG TTCAAGCTTTAATGGGTGTCAAAGCTTCATTGTTGGACCCTCATGGTGTTCTTGAAAATTGGGATGGTGATGCTGTTGATCCTTGTAGCTGGACCATGGTCACTTGTTCTGCTGAGAGTTCAGTCATTGGGTT AGGGACACCTAGTCAAAATTTATCTGGTACACTTTCTCCTAGCATTGGCAACCTTACTAATCTTCAGATTAT ATTGTTGCAGAATAATAATATTACAGGGTCAATCCCAAAAGAAATTGGTAAACTGAAGATGCTTCAAACACTTGATCTTTCTGATAATAAATTCATCAATGAAATCCCATCTTCTTTGGGTCACTTGACATCCCTACAATACAT AAGGCTTAACAACAACAGTCTTTCTGGGCCAATCCCAGAATCAGTAGCTAGCATGACCCAACTTGCATTTGT AGACTTATCTTTCAATAACTTGAGTGGCCCTGTTCCTATTTTTCCTTCAAAGACATTCAA CATTATTGGGAACCCTCTCATTTGCCCAACAGGACCTGAGCAACAATGCAATGGAATGACACTCATGCCCATCTCTATGCCATTAAACACCACACAAT CTGCTAACACCAGATCAAGAAAACGAACTCATAAACTGGCCCTTGTCATCGGTTCAAGCCTTGGATGCATCGTTTTGATCATTTTTGTACTTGTGTTATTTTGGTGGAGGCATAGGCGTAATCAAGAACCATTCTTTGATGTAAAAG ATAAGCATCATGATCAGGAAGTTACACTTGGAAATCTAAGGAAGTTTCAGTTCAGGGAACTTCAAGTTGCAACACACAACTTCAGCCACAAGAACATATTGGGAAAAGGAGGTTATGGGCATGTGTACAAAGGAACACTTGACGATGGGACAGTGGTGGCGGTCAAACGGCTGAAGGATGGTGGTGCTGCTGGTGGAGAACGACAATTCCAAACAGAAGTTGAAATGATCAGCCTAGCAGTGCACCGAAATCTCCTCAAGTTATATGGCTTTTGCATGACTCCAACTGAAAAACTCCTTGTCTACCCGTATATGTCCAACGGCAGCGTGGCTTCTCGTCTCAAGG CAAAACCGGTTTTGGATTGGGGCATAAGGAAGAAAATTGCCTTAGGGGCTGCAAGGGGATTGTTGTACCTTCATGAACAATGTGACCCTAAAATTATTCATAGGGATGTCAAGGCTGCAAATATATTACTTGATGATTGTTGTGAGGCAGTGGTTGGTGATTTTGGGCTGGCCAAGCTTTTAGACCACCAGGATTCTCATGTAACCACAGCGGTTCGAGGCACCGTGGGCCATATAGCACCGGAGTACCTCTTCACGGGCCAGTCATCCGATAAAACTGACGTGTTTGGCTTCGGGATTCTTCTACTCGAATTGATCACCGGACAACGCGCTCTAGAGTTCGGCAAGGCTGCAAACCAGAAAGGCGCTATGCTTGATTGG GTAAAGAAGATCCACCAGGAAAAGAAACTAGACATATTAGTAGACAAAGATTTGAAAAACAATTATGACATGATGGAGTTAGAGGAACTTGTAAAAGTGGCGTTGTTGTGCACACAATATCTTCCGGGCCACCGGCCGAAGATGTCGGAAGTTGTTCGGATGTTGGAAGGAGATGGGTTGGCTGAGAGATGGGAAACTTCACAAGGGATCGAGTCCACCGGAAAGTTCAGAACACCGGAACTGTCCTCATCGGAAAGATACTCCGATCTCACTGATGATTCTTCGTTACTTGGACAAGCCATAGAACTCTCCGGTCCAAGATGA